The nucleotide sequence CCTTCCTCCAGGTGGAGTCTGGGAGGCTTTGGAGGAGCTTGTTCCTGGTCCTGGCTTTTGTGAGTGCCACCGAATGCCGGAAGAGAGACAGCATTCTTCAGTAGGGTAGGATAGTCACCTGCTCCATTGTTAAAACCTCGCTCATAGTTATATTCTTCATCCAGTCCTTGTCCTGTACTTTGAGAAGTTGGCTTCTGGTTGAGGTTTGGAAGGACATCATACTTGCCCTGTAAGAAGGAGATGTCCCCAAACATGTCACTTTcaccatccttcccaatgtgggCACTGTGACGGAAATCGCCCAAGGGTGGACTGATCATGTCACTAGACAGAACATCACGCAATCTCATCTTCTTGCCCCGTTTTGGGGTCGAAGTCTTTAGATACATTGGGGTTTTGGCAGGCATGTTGCACCGGGTTTCTCAAGCTAAACGAG is from Chiloscyllium plagiosum isolate BGI_BamShark_2017 chromosome 41, ASM401019v2, whole genome shotgun sequence and encodes:
- the zgc:154093 gene encoding cdc42 effector protein 2; its protein translation is MPAKTPMYLKTSTPKRGKKMRLRDVLSSDMISPPLGDFRHSAHIGKDGESDMFGDISFLQGKYDVLPNLNQKPTSQSTGQGLDEEYNYERGFNNGAGDYPTLLKNAVSLPAFGGTHKSQDQEQAPPKPPRLHLEEGTGQRALSVSCTTECFHSAEEVFAIPTFNKTGSSVSLLAESNTSSECSVIGNEQLDGKRALIFNSEMSLNNETLFPSNTYLSGSESSLGLNLDLGPSILDDVLRIMDGYKI